The nucleotide sequence GGCCTGGCTGCTGGATCAGGGTGTTCCCCCGGAATCCATCCTTTTACTCACCTTTACCCGCCGAGCTGCTCAGGAGATGCTTCATCGGGCCGCCCGCATCTCTGGTCAGTCCTGTAATCGGGTGGTGGGAGGGACCTTCCATGCCACTGCCAATATGCTCTTGCGTAGGCATGGCCATTATCTGGGCTTTGGCGGGGGCTTTACCATTATCGACCGGGGGATGCCGAGGGCATTATCAATCTGCTCCGCAACTCCCTAGGCCTTGCCGGGGCAGGCAAGCGCTTTCCCTCGAAGCGGGTGATCCTTAACCTCCTGTCCGGGGCCATTAATAAATCCATTGAGCTGGAAGACCTGATCTTTGAGACCCAGAATCATCTGCTTGAGTTCACCAAGGATATAATCAAAATCCGCAAGGGGTATGAAGAGTTTAAGCTGAATAACGCCCTGATGGATTATGACGACCTGTTGATCTACTGGCAGCGCCTCCTCTCTGAGTCGCCCCTGGCCCGTGGGGACATTGCTTCCCAGTTCCGCTATATCCTGGTGGATGAGTACCAGGACACCAACCTGATTCAGGCCCAGATCGTCCGTTTGCTGGCCTATGGTCATGATAACGTGATGGTGGTTGGCGATGATGCCCAGTCCATCTACAGTTTTCGTGGCGCAGATTTCTATAATATCATGCGCTTTCCAGAGCAGTTTCCTGGTGCGGATATCATCAAGCTGGAGCAGAATTATCGCTCGGTCCAGCCGGTCCTGGCCCTGACTAATGCCGTTATTGCCCAGGCCGAGGAAAAATACACCAAGGAACTCTTTAGCGAGCTTGAGGGCGGAAAGAAACCCGTGGTCTACTCGGCCCGCAACGAGGCAGGCGAGGCCCGCTTCATTGTCGAAAAAGTTAAAGATCTGATGGAAGCAGGCACTCCCTGTAAAGAGATCGCGGTCTTGTTTCGCTCCGGCTTTCATTCCTATAAGCTGGAGATGGAACTGGCTGCCCATGCCCTGGATTTTGAGAAACGGGGCGG is from Candidatus Electrothrix sp. GW3-4 and encodes:
- a CDS encoding UvrD-helicase domain-containing protein, translating into MEENIFVYDPEEQPESLKTKKKGGSVHMENLNPSQHKAVTYGEGPVLVIAGAGSGKTRTLVHRMAWLLDQGVPPESILLLTFTRRAAQEMLHRAARISGQSCNRVVGGTFHATANMLLRRHGHYLGFGGGFTIIDRGMPRALSICSATP